A genomic stretch from Lysobacter ciconiae includes:
- the ubiG gene encoding bifunctional 2-polyprenyl-6-hydroxyphenol methylase/3-demethylubiquinol 3-O-methyltransferase UbiG produces the protein MSTPDSVRDDNFSQAELDKFGALASRWWDPQGPQKALHALNPPRLAYVARRAPLAGKQVLDIGCGGGLLSEALAGEGAHVTAIDLAPELIKVARLHALESGAEVTYRLQSAESLAAELPGHFDAVTCMEMLEHVPDPGAVIEACATLLKPGGQLFLSTLNRTPAAFALAIVGAEYVAGVLPKGTHRYRDFIKPSELGSWLRAAGLQLEDVSGLMYEPWRNAARLTSRTGVNYLAAARKVD, from the coding sequence ATGAGCACCCCCGACAGCGTGCGCGATGACAACTTCAGCCAGGCCGAGCTGGACAAGTTCGGCGCCCTGGCCAGCCGCTGGTGGGATCCGCAGGGCCCGCAAAAGGCCCTGCACGCGCTCAATCCACCGCGCCTGGCCTATGTGGCCAGGAGGGCTCCGCTGGCGGGGAAGCAGGTGCTCGACATCGGCTGCGGCGGCGGTCTGCTCAGCGAAGCGCTGGCAGGCGAGGGCGCGCACGTCACCGCCATCGACCTGGCGCCGGAGCTGATCAAGGTCGCCCGCCTGCATGCGCTGGAAAGTGGCGCGGAAGTGACCTACCGCCTGCAGTCGGCCGAGTCGCTGGCCGCCGAACTGCCCGGTCACTTCGATGCGGTCACCTGCATGGAGATGCTCGAGCACGTGCCCGATCCGGGCGCGGTCATCGAGGCCTGCGCGACCCTGCTCAAGCCGGGCGGCCAGCTGTTCCTGTCCACGCTCAACCGCACGCCGGCCGCGTTCGCGCTGGCGATCGTGGGCGCGGAGTATGTCGCCGGCGTGTTGCCCAAGGGCACCCACCGCTACCGCGACTTCATCAAGCCCTCCGAGTTGGGCAGCTGGCTGCGCGCCGCAGGACTGCAGCTGGAGGACGTCAGCGGCCTGATGTACGAGCCCTGGCGCAACGCCGCCCGCCTGACCAGCCGGACCGGGGTCAACTATCTGGCCGCTGCGCGCAAGGTCGACTGA
- a CDS encoding phosphoglycolate phosphatase: protein MSVAFPGTVLFDLDGTLLDSAPDMLATVNAMRAARSRSPMTIAELRPHVSKGARAMAAAAFPEVDAGEREGWIPEFLTRYADELGRYGKPFNGIEAALEQLESAGTVWGIVTNKPEYLAQQLMPMLGWQNRCAVLIGGDTLARRKPDPLPLTAAAERLGVAPESCVYVGDDERDIIAARAAGMPSVVALWGYRLDGDDPALWGGDVLVDDPRALGDPATWPAVP from the coding sequence CTGAGCGTGGCATTCCCCGGGACGGTCCTGTTCGACCTTGACGGCACCCTGCTGGACAGTGCGCCGGACATGCTGGCCACGGTCAATGCGATGCGCGCGGCCAGATCGCGCAGTCCGATGACGATCGCCGAGCTGCGCCCGCATGTATCCAAGGGCGCCCGGGCGATGGCCGCGGCGGCGTTTCCGGAGGTCGATGCCGGCGAGCGCGAAGGCTGGATTCCCGAGTTCCTGACCCGCTACGCGGACGAGCTGGGTCGCTACGGCAAACCATTCAACGGGATCGAAGCGGCACTGGAACAACTGGAGTCCGCCGGAACGGTCTGGGGCATTGTCACCAACAAGCCCGAGTACCTGGCGCAGCAGTTGATGCCGATGCTCGGCTGGCAGAACCGCTGCGCCGTGCTGATCGGCGGCGACACGCTTGCCAGGCGCAAGCCCGACCCGCTTCCGCTGACCGCCGCCGCCGAGCGGCTCGGCGTCGCGCCCGAATCGTGCGTCTATGTGGGCGATGACGAGCGCGACATCATCGCTGCGCGTGCCGCAGGCATGCCCTCGGTGGTGGCCCTTTGGGGCTATCGACTCGACGGGGATGATCCGGCGCTGTGGGGCGGAGATGTGCTTGTGGACGATCCGCGTGCACTGGGGGACCCCGCCACCTGGCCGGCGGTCCCATGA
- a CDS encoding phytoene/squalene synthase family protein: MSESPPVDTDRPADAREDDSAALADFIAKWRNRWPEWNIAEVFVAADQRVMALAWATLQQELVDAGWGGSDPIPGRAKLGWWQEELSGWRRGARRHPIATVLQPIDAPWQSLADVLPILAATRERPDSVASAFDTLAPLATAFAGIDATLFRAPPAPGDQRLVAANLLHARMLHEGDQAVPLDMLARAGDGDPLATWTAELYRQWPEQRAASRVRRLWAALAQRRLAAGAATAPVPAARTLWVAWRSARD, from the coding sequence ATGAGCGAATCCCCTCCCGTCGATACCGATCGGCCCGCCGATGCGCGCGAGGATGATTCGGCCGCCCTGGCCGATTTCATCGCCAAATGGCGCAATCGCTGGCCCGAGTGGAACATCGCGGAGGTGTTTGTCGCTGCCGATCAGCGCGTGATGGCACTTGCCTGGGCGACCTTGCAGCAGGAGCTGGTCGACGCGGGCTGGGGTGGTTCGGACCCGATCCCGGGACGGGCCAAGCTGGGTTGGTGGCAGGAAGAGCTCAGCGGTTGGCGCCGCGGGGCCCGGCGCCACCCCATCGCCACGGTTCTTCAGCCGATCGACGCACCGTGGCAGTCGCTGGCCGATGTGCTGCCGATTCTCGCCGCGACCCGCGAGCGACCTGACAGCGTCGCCTCTGCGTTCGACACGCTGGCGCCGCTGGCGACCGCGTTCGCCGGTATTGACGCCACCCTGTTCCGCGCGCCGCCGGCGCCGGGGGACCAGCGGCTGGTCGCGGCCAACCTGCTGCATGCACGCATGCTGCACGAGGGAGATCAGGCGGTGCCGCTGGACATGCTTGCCCGCGCGGGCGACGGCGACCCGCTTGCCACCTGGACGGCAGAGCTCTATCGCCAGTGGCCGGAGCAGCGCGCCGCCAGCCGCGTGCGGCGGCTCTGGGCCGCATTGGCCCAGCGGCGTCTGGCCGCGGGCGCGGCTACCGCGCCCGTGCCCGCTGCCAGGACCCTGTGGGTCGCCTGGCGATCGGCCCGGGACTGA
- a CDS encoding diguanylate cyclase — translation MLWVVLPSLLMSGQVLGAPPAGTLAELSVARLDPEADVVDVTAGLLDNEFAPVAGQVIHEFTPQPRWWKITANRTLDEPLRAQLVLQSPGHNTVEAWLPGSTAPITRALLGPDADPGFSSRALVFPLPAGLPAGQPIYLRVESPISTPMSVSIESLAAVHHADLNHVAGRAFLLGGLGLMGLLALGLWIGIGERGYAYLGLSLLAQVAFFATNSGDIRMVPALAELLGTDWRWPRLFVVANAAFNVIFLTRYLDMRARQPALWTLLLACLGVFSLLALGTWITAAHWVPVVGNLVLVLGTVAVVIAAVFACLGRQRSGYFVLASWVPMASLLMVRVGETSGLWAGPSWLMHALPAALLFAGMALMVGLSDTLQQLRRDRDRASRMASVDVLTGAMSRTAIQNRLKACVEESHRRRIPLSVVFFDIDRFKRINDEYGHGIGDSCLKIIALRTRNRLRTYDSLGRWGGDELLVILPDTHLEEAMGVAENLRSAVNCRPLSIDGHLFDASLSLGVAELVDGETAAQLLDRVDAALYASKAGGRDRVTGRLAVTATTAPA, via the coding sequence GTGCTTTGGGTCGTGCTGCCCAGCCTGCTGATGTCGGGACAGGTCCTCGGTGCCCCGCCTGCCGGGACGCTGGCGGAGCTTTCAGTCGCGCGCCTGGACCCTGAGGCGGACGTTGTCGACGTCACTGCCGGACTTCTCGATAACGAATTTGCGCCCGTTGCGGGGCAGGTGATCCATGAGTTCACCCCCCAGCCGCGCTGGTGGAAGATCACCGCCAACCGCACGCTGGACGAACCCCTGCGAGCGCAGCTGGTGCTCCAGTCCCCGGGACACAACACGGTTGAAGCCTGGCTGCCTGGAAGCACCGCGCCAATCACCCGGGCCCTGCTGGGTCCTGATGCAGACCCTGGCTTCTCCAGCCGCGCGCTGGTGTTTCCCCTGCCAGCGGGCCTGCCTGCGGGGCAACCGATCTACCTGCGCGTCGAGTCGCCGATAAGTACCCCCATGTCGGTCTCGATCGAGTCGCTGGCGGCGGTCCATCATGCCGACCTCAACCATGTGGCGGGGCGGGCGTTCCTGCTGGGCGGACTGGGATTGATGGGATTGCTGGCGCTCGGCCTGTGGATCGGCATCGGCGAGCGGGGGTACGCCTATCTCGGCCTGAGCCTGCTTGCCCAGGTCGCATTTTTCGCCACCAACAGCGGAGATATCCGCATGGTGCCTGCCTTGGCCGAACTGCTCGGGACGGACTGGCGCTGGCCGCGCCTGTTCGTGGTCGCCAACGCGGCATTCAACGTGATCTTCCTCACCCGCTACCTGGACATGCGCGCCCGGCAGCCGGCGCTGTGGACGCTGCTGCTGGCCTGCCTGGGCGTGTTCAGCCTGTTGGCGCTCGGCACGTGGATTACGGCCGCGCACTGGGTGCCCGTCGTGGGCAACCTGGTACTGGTGCTGGGCACGGTGGCGGTGGTGATCGCGGCGGTCTTTGCTTGCCTGGGGCGACAGCGCTCGGGGTACTTCGTGCTGGCGTCGTGGGTGCCGATGGCCTCGCTGCTCATGGTCCGCGTGGGCGAGACCAGTGGCCTGTGGGCTGGGCCGTCGTGGCTGATGCACGCGTTACCGGCGGCCTTGTTGTTTGCCGGCATGGCGTTGATGGTCGGCCTGAGCGATACCTTGCAGCAGCTGCGCCGTGACCGCGACCGCGCCAGCCGCATGGCCAGCGTGGATGTGCTGACCGGGGCAATGTCGCGGACGGCCATCCAGAACCGGCTCAAGGCGTGTGTTGAGGAGTCGCATCGGCGCCGGATCCCGCTGTCGGTGGTGTTCTTCGATATCGATCGGTTCAAGCGGATCAATGATGAGTACGGCCACGGCATCGGCGATTCGTGCCTGAAAATCATCGCGTTGCGCACCCGCAACCGGCTGCGCACCTACGACAGCCTGGGTCGCTGGGGCGGCGACGAGTTGCTGGTGATCCTGCCCGACACCCATCTGGAGGAGGCCATGGGCGTCGCGGAAAACCTGCGCTCGGCGGTGAACTGTCGGCCACTGTCGATCGACGGCCACCTGTTCGACGCCTCGCTCAGCCTCGGGGTCGCCGAACTCGTGGACGGGGAAACGGCGGCGCAGCTGCTGGATCGCGTGGATGCCGCCCTGTATGCGAGCAAGGCGGGCGGGCGGGACCGGGTTACCGGTCGCCTGGCGGTGACCGCCACGACCGCGCCTGCCTGA
- a CDS encoding M23 family metallopeptidase, with protein sequence MRPATSAADTETIVFPATVEQGSLVIGKVPAGSRVRHSGRELRVTPYGTVVFGLARDVGATATVEVTPPAGQASTRSITVTPREWPIERVNGVPPSTVKPAPALAARIAREQALVTAARQRDDARTDFTQAFVWPVEGRISGRFGNQRVYNGSPGSAHSGMDIAAPTGTPVKAPAAGVVTLADNLYLTGGTLLLDHGHGVSSNFLHLSRMDVAVGDRVEQGQVIAAVGATGRATGPHLHWGMNWLDVRVDPLLVLQRSR encoded by the coding sequence ATGCGCCCGGCGACATCCGCCGCGGACACGGAGACGATCGTGTTCCCCGCCACCGTGGAACAGGGTTCGCTGGTGATCGGCAAGGTGCCGGCCGGCAGCCGCGTCCGCCATTCGGGTCGCGAGCTGCGGGTAACCCCTTACGGCACGGTGGTGTTCGGGCTCGCGCGCGACGTCGGGGCCACCGCCACGGTCGAGGTCACGCCACCTGCCGGCCAGGCCAGCACGCGGAGCATCACCGTCACACCCCGCGAGTGGCCGATCGAGCGCGTCAACGGTGTGCCCCCCAGTACCGTGAAACCGGCCCCCGCGCTCGCGGCAAGGATCGCCCGCGAGCAGGCACTGGTCACCGCCGCCCGCCAGCGCGACGACGCCCGCACCGATTTCACCCAGGCGTTCGTCTGGCCGGTCGAGGGCCGCATCAGTGGCCGTTTCGGCAACCAGCGCGTCTACAACGGCTCACCCGGCTCGGCGCACTCGGGAATGGACATCGCCGCCCCAACGGGCACGCCGGTCAAGGCGCCCGCCGCCGGCGTGGTGACCTTAGCCGACAACCTCTACCTCACCGGCGGCACGCTCCTGCTCGACCACGGCCACGGGGTCAGTTCCAATTTCCTGCACCTGTCGCGGATGGATGTGGCGGTGGGCGATCGGGTCGAACAGGGACAGGTGATCGCCGCGGTGGGCGCGACCGGGCGCGCGACCGGTCCGCACCTGCACTGGGGCATGAACTGGCTCGACGTGCGGGTGGACCCGCTGCTGGTGCTGCAACGCTCCCGCTGA
- a CDS encoding dihydroorotase, producing MPSPATLIVNARLVNEGREFDSDLRILDGRIAQIGPGLSARHGETVVDAAGRRLLPGMIDDQVHFREPGMEYKADMAIESGAAVAGGLTSFMDMPNTSPPTLDARALEDKYARAAGRVWGNHGFYLGTSTDNLESIQRLNPRSAPGVKVFMGASTGNMLVDDPEVLDAVFRDVPTPIITHCEDTPMIEAATAAYKAKYGDDIPAECHPDIRSREACIKSTRLAIELARRHGTRLHVLHISTADELALFERGPLIRADGSRKQITAETCIHFLRFDRSDYAELGHLIKCNPAIKDPADREALIRALADDVIDVLATDHAPHLLEEKQSVYTRAPSGLPLVQYALNAALELVHEGHLTTAQVVQKFAHAPAQLFDVSQRGFLREGYAADLVLIDDVPLTVRREDVLSKCGWSPFEGKTFHSRIGATWVNGTLAWDGERLVGSPNGQRLAFDR from the coding sequence ATGCCATCCCCCGCCACGCTCATCGTCAATGCCCGTCTGGTCAATGAAGGCCGCGAGTTCGACTCCGACCTGCGAATCCTCGACGGCCGCATCGCACAGATCGGGCCCGGACTCTCCGCCCGGCACGGCGAAACGGTGGTCGATGCGGCCGGTCGCCGCCTGTTGCCCGGCATGATCGATGACCAGGTCCACTTCCGCGAGCCGGGGATGGAATACAAGGCCGACATGGCCATCGAGTCCGGCGCCGCGGTGGCCGGCGGGTTGACCAGTTTCATGGACATGCCCAATACCAGTCCGCCGACGCTGGACGCGCGCGCACTGGAAGACAAGTACGCGCGCGCCGCCGGACGCGTCTGGGGCAACCACGGCTTCTACCTGGGCACCAGCACCGACAACCTGGAATCGATCCAGCGGCTGAATCCGCGCTCGGCGCCGGGGGTCAAGGTGTTCATGGGCGCGTCCACGGGCAACATGCTGGTCGATGATCCGGAAGTGCTGGATGCGGTGTTCCGCGACGTGCCCACGCCGATCATCACCCACTGCGAAGACACGCCGATGATCGAAGCGGCGACCGCGGCATACAAGGCGAAATACGGCGACGACATCCCCGCCGAGTGCCATCCGGACATCCGCTCGCGCGAGGCGTGCATCAAATCGACGCGGCTGGCGATCGAGCTGGCCCGCCGCCATGGCACCCGCCTGCACGTGCTGCACATCTCGACGGCTGACGAACTGGCGTTGTTCGAGCGCGGCCCGCTGATACGCGCCGACGGCAGCCGCAAGCAGATCACCGCCGAGACGTGCATCCACTTCCTGCGCTTTGACCGCAGCGACTACGCCGAGCTGGGCCACCTGATCAAGTGCAACCCGGCGATCAAGGATCCGGCCGATCGCGAGGCCCTCATCCGCGCGCTGGCCGATGACGTGATCGACGTGCTTGCGACCGACCACGCGCCGCATCTGCTGGAAGAGAAGCAGAGCGTCTACACCCGCGCTCCCAGCGGTTTGCCACTGGTCCAGTACGCGCTCAACGCGGCGCTCGAGCTGGTCCACGAAGGGCACCTCACCACCGCGCAGGTGGTGCAGAAGTTCGCCCACGCACCGGCCCAGCTATTCGACGTCAGCCAGCGCGGTTTCCTGCGCGAAGGCTATGCCGCCGACCTGGTCCTGATCGACGACGTGCCGCTGACCGTCCGCCGCGAGGACGTGCTGTCCAAATGCGGCTGGTCACCGTTCGAGGGGAAAACCTTCCACAGCCGCATCGGTGCGACCTGGGTCAACGGCACGCTTGCCTGGGACGGCGAGCGGCTGGTCGGATCGCCCAATGGTCAGCGCCTGGCGTTCGATCGATGA
- the yidD gene encoding membrane protein insertion efficiency factor YidD, with protein MIDRLLIALLRGYKRWISPLLGPRCRFHPTCSEYAMQAIARFGALKGGWLALRRILRCHPLHPGGNDPVPPAS; from the coding sequence GTGATTGACCGTCTGCTCATCGCGCTGCTGCGAGGATACAAGCGCTGGATCAGTCCCCTGCTGGGTCCGCGTTGCCGGTTCCACCCCACCTGCTCGGAGTATGCGATGCAGGCCATCGCCCGCTTCGGCGCGCTCAAGGGCGGGTGGCTGGCGTTGCGCCGCATCCTGCGTTGCCACCCCCTGCACCCCGGCGGCAACGATCCGGTCCCACCTGCGTCGTGA
- the dksA gene encoding RNA polymerase-binding protein DksA, with the protein MAVKKSATKVAKTGKKTPVAASGKTAAAGTVKATEKAVKRPVASKTPAAAKPVAKSPSRTAAASKAAAKKKVASTIDSKPIAKKTTTKSAAVKKAPVAKKSPAKKAVVKKEASTSVAAAKPAPAKKAPARKAAVKKVAKAPAKTVAPAKEPVKSAAPAKRRLSKVAVAVVGKSQPPAVKTKFKVVPHKIDKASGRPIVPKDYFPSVDEEYMSALQLEYFRQRLLQWRDDLVEESKQTIENLKDEVRDVGDEAERATRETENSLELRTRDRYRKLISKIDSTLKRVDTGDYGYCVDTGEEIGLERLDARLTAERTIDAQERWEHLRKQMGD; encoded by the coding sequence GTGGCCGTGAAAAAATCCGCGACGAAGGTCGCCAAGACAGGCAAGAAAACGCCCGTAGCGGCGTCCGGCAAGACCGCGGCCGCAGGCACCGTCAAGGCGACGGAAAAAGCGGTCAAACGCCCCGTTGCCAGCAAGACCCCCGCGGCCGCGAAACCGGTCGCCAAGTCCCCATCCAGGACGGCCGCAGCCAGCAAGGCGGCCGCAAAAAAGAAGGTAGCCAGCACCATCGACAGCAAGCCCATCGCCAAGAAAACGACCACCAAATCCGCCGCGGTGAAGAAGGCGCCGGTAGCCAAGAAGTCCCCAGCCAAGAAGGCTGTGGTGAAAAAAGAAGCGTCCACCAGCGTCGCAGCGGCGAAGCCCGCTCCGGCGAAAAAGGCGCCAGCCAGGAAAGCAGCAGTGAAGAAAGTCGCCAAGGCGCCAGCCAAAACCGTCGCCCCGGCCAAGGAGCCGGTGAAGTCCGCAGCTCCGGCCAAGCGCCGCCTCAGCAAGGTCGCGGTTGCCGTGGTCGGCAAGTCGCAGCCGCCTGCCGTCAAGACCAAGTTCAAGGTCGTCCCGCACAAGATCGACAAGGCGTCCGGCCGCCCAATCGTGCCCAAGGACTACTTCCCCTCGGTGGACGAGGAGTACATGAGCGCGCTGCAGCTTGAGTATTTCCGCCAGCGCCTGCTGCAGTGGCGCGACGATCTCGTCGAAGAGTCAAAGCAGACCATCGAGAACCTGAAGGACGAGGTCCGCGACGTCGGCGACGAGGCCGAGCGCGCCACCCGCGAAACTGAAAACTCGCTGGAGCTGCGCACCCGCGACCGCTACCGCAAGCTGATCAGCAAGATCGACAGCACGCTCAAGCGCGTGGACACCGGTGATTACGGTTACTGCGTGGATACCGGTGAGGAAATCGGACTGGAGCGCCTGGACGCGCGCCTGACGGCCGAACGCACGATCGACGCGCAGGAACGTTGGGAGCACCTGCGCAAGCAGATGGGCGACTGA
- a CDS encoding SufE family protein — MTTPFPLEPSAAEAQTAIRDEFAFFGDWSERYQYLIDLGRKLPDLPAELKTEEHRLLGCQSMVWIVSRGDADRLDFHAISDSAIVSGLIYLALRVYSGRSASEIVATDAEYIGDVGLAKHLSPTRNNGLAALLAFIRETATRASGQG; from the coding sequence CTGACCACGCCGTTCCCGCTGGAACCCAGCGCCGCCGAAGCGCAAACCGCCATCCGCGACGAGTTTGCGTTTTTCGGCGACTGGTCGGAGCGCTACCAGTACCTGATCGACCTGGGGCGGAAACTGCCCGACCTGCCCGCGGAGCTGAAAACCGAGGAACATCGCCTGCTCGGTTGTCAGTCGATGGTCTGGATCGTCAGCCGCGGTGATGCCGACCGGCTCGACTTCCACGCGATCAGCGACTCGGCCATCGTCTCCGGCCTCATCTACCTGGCGCTGCGTGTCTACTCCGGCCGCAGCGCCAGCGAAATCGTTGCCACCGATGCCGAGTACATCGGCGACGTCGGGCTGGCCAAGCACCTCTCGCCGACCCGCAACAACGGTCTGGCCGCACTGCTCGCCTTCATCCGCGAGACGGCAACCCGGGCGTCGGGCCAGGGCTGA
- the cysS gene encoding cysteine--tRNA ligase, which translates to MSLHLYNTLSRRLEAFVPTDPGHPTMYVCGPTVYNYVHIGNARGPVVFGVLADLLRRRYGALTYARNITDVDDKINAAAREQQVPISVITDRFAAAYRDDMAALGVAPPDIEPEATAHIGPMIAMIEQLIASGHAYAAEGHVLFAVSSFEGYGKLSRRNIEDMLAGARVDVAPYKRDPGDFVLWKPSDEELPGWESPWGRGRPGWHIECSAMAAAHLGETIDIHAGGVDLQFPHHENEIAQSECAHGGKPFARWWLHNGMLNFDGAKMSKSVGNIERVHDLVQKHPPEALRYALLSAHYRQPLDWSDALIERSTRTLDRLYGTLRDIDALAGDAASTSAVDAPIPTAIEAALDDDLNTPQALSELASIATRARGMRNTLAAAGGNPDPAELAPLLASATELRAAGRALGLLQQSPDAWFNRGGDDDAHIQALIDERTAAKAARDFARADAIRDQLAAEGVVLEDTSAGVRWKRA; encoded by the coding sequence ATGAGCCTGCATCTCTACAACACCCTGAGCCGACGGCTCGAAGCGTTCGTGCCGACCGACCCGGGCCACCCGACCATGTACGTCTGCGGGCCCACGGTCTACAACTACGTCCACATCGGCAATGCGCGCGGGCCGGTGGTGTTCGGCGTGTTGGCGGACCTGCTGCGACGGCGCTACGGCGCGTTGACCTACGCCCGCAACATCACCGACGTGGATGACAAGATCAACGCGGCCGCACGCGAGCAGCAGGTGCCGATCTCGGTCATTACCGACCGCTTCGCCGCCGCCTACCGCGATGACATGGCCGCGCTGGGCGTCGCGCCGCCCGACATCGAACCGGAAGCGACCGCGCACATCGGTCCGATGATCGCGATGATCGAGCAGCTGATCGCCTCCGGGCATGCCTATGCGGCCGAAGGCCACGTCCTGTTCGCCGTTTCCAGTTTCGAGGGTTACGGCAAGCTCTCGCGGCGCAACATCGAGGACATGCTGGCCGGCGCGCGCGTCGACGTCGCACCCTATAAGCGCGATCCCGGTGACTTCGTCCTGTGGAAGCCGTCCGACGAAGAGCTCCCGGGCTGGGAGTCGCCGTGGGGGCGTGGCCGCCCGGGCTGGCACATCGAATGCTCCGCGATGGCCGCCGCGCATCTGGGCGAGACCATCGACATCCATGCCGGCGGCGTGGATCTGCAGTTCCCCCACCACGAGAACGAGATCGCGCAAAGCGAGTGCGCCCATGGCGGGAAGCCGTTCGCGCGCTGGTGGCTGCACAACGGCATGCTCAACTTCGACGGCGCGAAGATGAGCAAGTCGGTCGGCAACATCGAGCGCGTCCATGACCTGGTGCAAAAGCACCCACCCGAAGCACTGCGCTACGCCCTGCTGTCCGCCCACTACCGCCAGCCACTGGATTGGTCGGATGCGCTGATCGAGCGCTCCACGCGCACCCTGGACCGCCTCTACGGCACGCTGCGCGACATCGATGCGCTCGCGGGCGACGCCGCGTCGACCAGTGCTGTCGATGCGCCGATACCGACCGCAATCGAAGCGGCGCTGGACGACGACCTCAATACACCACAGGCGCTGTCGGAGCTGGCGTCCATCGCTACCAGGGCGCGCGGAATGCGCAACACGCTCGCTGCTGCGGGCGGAAACCCGGACCCGGCAGAGTTGGCACCGCTGCTGGCGTCCGCGACCGAGCTGCGCGCCGCAGGACGCGCGCTCGGGCTGCTGCAGCAGTCGCCCGACGCGTGGTTCAACCGCGGCGGCGATGACGATGCGCATATCCAGGCGCTGATCGACGAACGCACCGCCGCCAAGGCCGCCCGCGACTTCGCCCGCGCCGATGCCATCCGCGACCAGCTCGCGGCTGAAGGCGTGGTGCTTGAGGACACTTCGGCGGGCGTACGCTGGAAGCGTGCCTGA
- a CDS encoding N-acetylornithine carbamoyltransferase, which produces MTPRHFLNTQDWSRSELDALLVQAAAFKRDKLGDQLKGKSIALVFFNPSMRTRTSFELGAFQLGAHAVVLQPGKDAWPIEFDLGTVMDGDTEEHIAEVAQVLGRYVDMIGVRAFPKFVDWSLDRQDRVLKSFAKYSPVPVINMETITHPCQELAHVMALQEHFGTADLRGKKFVLTWTYHPKPLNTAVANSALTIATRMGMDVTLLCPTPDYVLDERYMGWAADNVAESGGSLAVSHGITSAYAGADVVYAKSWGALPYFGNWAPEKPIRDQYRHFIVDEAKMALTNNGVFSHCLPLRRNVKATDAVMDSPQCIAINEAENRLHVQKAIMSALAGNHPTEIFP; this is translated from the coding sequence ATGACCCCCAGGCACTTCCTCAATACCCAGGACTGGTCCCGCTCCGAGCTTGACGCCCTGCTGGTCCAGGCAGCGGCCTTCAAACGCGACAAGCTCGGCGACCAGCTCAAGGGCAAGTCGATCGCGCTGGTGTTCTTCAACCCGTCGATGCGTACCCGGACCAGCTTCGAGCTGGGCGCGTTCCAGCTGGGTGCGCACGCGGTGGTGTTGCAGCCGGGCAAGGACGCATGGCCGATCGAGTTCGACCTGGGCACGGTGATGGACGGCGACACCGAGGAGCACATCGCGGAGGTCGCGCAGGTGCTGGGGCGCTATGTGGACATGATCGGCGTGCGCGCCTTCCCGAAGTTCGTCGACTGGTCGCTGGACCGCCAGGACCGCGTGCTGAAGTCGTTTGCCAAATACTCGCCGGTGCCGGTGATCAACATGGAGACCATCACCCACCCGTGCCAGGAACTGGCCCACGTGATGGCGCTGCAGGAGCATTTCGGCACCGCCGACCTGCGCGGCAAAAAATTCGTGCTGACCTGGACCTACCACCCCAAGCCGCTCAACACCGCGGTCGCCAACTCGGCGCTGACGATCGCCACGCGCATGGGCATGGACGTGACCCTGCTGTGCCCGACGCCGGACTACGTGCTCGATGAGCGCTACATGGGCTGGGCGGCGGACAACGTCGCCGAGAGCGGCGGCTCGCTGGCGGTCAGCCACGGCATCACCAGCGCCTACGCCGGCGCCGATGTGGTCTACGCCAAGAGCTGGGGCGCACTGCCGTACTTCGGCAACTGGGCGCCGGAAAAACCCATCCGCGACCAGTACCGCCACTTCATCGTCGACGAGGCCAAGATGGCGCTGACCAACAACGGCGTCTTCAGCCACTGCCTGCCGCTGCGCCGCAACGTCAAGGCGACCGACGCGGTGATGGACTCGCCGCAGTGCATCGCCATCAACGAGGCCGAGAACCGGCTGCACGTGCAGAAGGCGATCATGTCGGCTCTGGCCGGCAACCACCCCACCGAGATCTTTCCATGA